From Psychroflexus torquis ATCC 700755, the proteins below share one genomic window:
- a CDS encoding IS4-like element ISPto3 family transposase — protein sequence MLQHEYIAKVQEIKGKFNKVWFNSDYLRAHLNILGFNRIKKQFSWCKKAGFSFEDLIATLLILPLIGINSIYGLTTDKDPELNKCGKDSYYRILANQKINWRAFLAQFVKQYLLKDELFTPSADPTRCLIFDDTDLSKTGKTIEGVSKIYNHVSKTYYLGFKLLVAGYWNGSVFIPIDFSLHRESKTSRLKYGLTAKQRKAQKKTPRCSKTVAAKRYRELNKKKTDLVVQMFSRVVKRKIPVDYILIDTWFTSVGLLKKLRSICSSTHIIGMYKYNSKIEVRSKVKTLAQLKKQKAKPKRCRKFNYYYHHYIAEIDGLKVALFISKRGKNGKWHTLITTDTSLKFVKAIEVYSIRWSIEVFFKEAKQLFGLGKCQSTNFDVQIAQITIAMTQYLLTSIRYRMEAYETIGGLFKDLKQDYIENKLNIRILAVVNLILTNLEKLVESIDIELITSKIIEDIESYGFLTNTHSFNHQGVK from the coding sequence ATGCTACAACACGAATATATTGCAAAAGTTCAAGAAATAAAAGGGAAGTTTAATAAGGTTTGGTTTAATTCAGACTATTTACGGGCACATCTAAATATTTTAGGCTTCAATAGAATAAAAAAACAATTCAGTTGGTGCAAAAAGGCGGGTTTTTCATTTGAGGATTTGATCGCTACGCTCTTGATTTTGCCCCTTATTGGAATTAATTCTATTTATGGACTTACAACTGACAAAGATCCAGAACTTAATAAATGTGGAAAAGATTCATACTATCGAATCTTGGCAAATCAAAAAATTAATTGGAGAGCTTTTTTGGCCCAGTTTGTAAAGCAATATCTATTGAAAGATGAACTCTTCACGCCCTCAGCAGACCCTACAAGATGCTTGATCTTTGATGATACTGATCTTTCAAAAACAGGAAAGACTATTGAAGGAGTCTCAAAGATCTACAACCATGTGTCAAAGACCTACTATTTAGGTTTCAAGCTACTTGTGGCTGGGTATTGGAATGGAAGTGTTTTTATCCCCATTGATTTTAGTCTGCACCGTGAGAGCAAAACATCAAGATTAAAATATGGTCTAACCGCAAAGCAGCGTAAGGCCCAAAAGAAGACACCAAGATGTAGTAAAACAGTTGCGGCAAAGAGGTATAGGGAACTCAATAAAAAGAAAACAGACCTAGTAGTGCAAATGTTTTCCAGGGTTGTAAAGCGTAAAATTCCTGTAGACTATATTTTAATAGATACCTGGTTTACAAGTGTGGGATTACTTAAAAAGTTACGAAGTATTTGCAGTTCGACCCATATTATTGGGATGTATAAATACAATAGTAAAATTGAAGTCAGATCAAAGGTCAAAACTTTAGCACAACTTAAAAAACAGAAAGCAAAGCCCAAGCGCTGTCGTAAATTCAATTACTACTACCATCATTACATAGCTGAAATTGATGGGCTCAAGGTTGCTCTCTTTATCTCAAAACGTGGGAAGAACGGCAAATGGCACACCTTAATAACCACCGATACATCACTCAAATTTGTAAAAGCAATTGAAGTATATAGTATTCGATGGTCAATTGAAGTCTTTTTTAAAGAAGCCAAGCAGCTCTTTGGCCTTGGAAAGTGTCAGTCTACCAATTTTGATGTCCAGATTGCACAAATAACAATTGCAATGACCCAATATCTGCTTACAAGTATTAGGTACAGAATGGAGGCTTATGAAACCATAGGCGGATTATTTAAAGATTTAAAACAGGATTATATTGAAAATAAGCTGAATATCAGAATATTGGCAGTTGTCAACTTAATTTTAACCAATTTGGAAAAACTAGTAGAATCAATTGATATTGAACTTATTACATCCAAAATAATAGAGGATATTGAGAGTTATGGGTTTCTAACAAATACCCATAGCTTTAATCATCAAGGTGTTAAGTGA